A genomic stretch from Candidatus Limnocylindria bacterium includes:
- a CDS encoding diguanylate cyclase produces the protein MIALGVFAALLQAWPRRILVNGSVESAVTVMALASAGLIFATSLISPAGALLAATGLLIPIIAAVPYLEVKSLRRLMIIAWVASIATAAASLLPDPVPSSSDAGLARLWGSVVVSGLVLFLLYQSTERLRASSREFSRLFSLSSDLAEATDPGVLGDLVARLAERAMGLLAEPFDLGGQSVNVSASIGVAVRTDSATGVDELIHEADEAMYAAKRAGKGRVMRAAPVSLGVRGPVA, from the coding sequence GTGATCGCTCTCGGCGTATTCGCTGCCCTGCTGCAGGCGTGGCCTCGGCGGATCCTCGTGAACGGGAGCGTCGAGTCGGCCGTAACGGTGATGGCACTCGCGAGCGCAGGGCTGATCTTCGCGACGTCGCTCATCTCGCCGGCCGGTGCCCTCCTCGCCGCAACGGGCCTCCTCATCCCGATCATCGCGGCGGTGCCGTATCTCGAGGTCAAGTCGCTTCGCCGACTCATGATCATCGCGTGGGTCGCCAGCATCGCCACGGCTGCGGCAAGCCTGCTCCCCGATCCGGTGCCCTCGAGCAGTGATGCGGGATTGGCCCGGCTCTGGGGTTCGGTCGTCGTCTCAGGATTGGTGCTCTTCCTTCTCTATCAATCGACGGAGAGGCTCAGGGCATCGAGTCGCGAGTTCAGCCGCCTCTTCAGTTTGTCGTCTGACCTGGCCGAAGCGACGGACCCGGGAGTTCTCGGCGACCTCGTCGCCCGTCTGGCCGAGCGCGCAATGGGTCTTCTCGCCGAACCGTTCGACCTGGGCGGTCAGTCGGTGAACGTGAGCGCCTCGATCGGTGTAGCCGTGCGGACCGACAGCGCCACTGGCGTGGACGAGCTCATCCACGAAGCGGATGAAGCGATGTACGCGGCCAAACGCGCGGGAAAGGGCCGCGTCATGCGTGCCGCGCCCGTATCCTTGGGAGTGCGCGGCCCGGTCGCCTAG
- a CDS encoding 1-acyl-sn-glycerol-3-phosphate acyltransferase has protein sequence MNQVDLLTEILAREGAEALGWERGRPGGSAVRTLLRPAARRIAREFAACDEVFATRALPYAARWSLDHFSADLEVAGLDRVPRCGPILVVANHPGLTDAVALIAALDRPDVRIVAADYPFLRAMRGLGPRLIFLGATGRSQLSWIRAVARDLRQGRVVLLFPAGRLEPDPAVLGRDGALLPWSDSVALIARLAPEAQILPAAVAGVLSARAFAHPLTRIRRTPRDRQRVATLLQMIDPRFRYVCARTAFDAPLVAGRDSVSAALASRMHDLITGPPPSTRLLPSLLREASPAHPG, from the coding sequence GTGAATCAGGTCGACCTGCTAACCGAGATCCTCGCGCGCGAAGGCGCCGAGGCACTCGGCTGGGAGCGAGGCCGTCCCGGTGGATCCGCCGTGCGAACGCTTCTCCGTCCTGCGGCGCGGCGCATCGCGCGCGAGTTCGCCGCATGTGACGAAGTCTTCGCGACGCGCGCGCTTCCCTATGCGGCGCGCTGGAGCCTGGACCACTTCTCCGCCGACCTCGAGGTCGCCGGCCTCGATCGAGTTCCCCGCTGCGGTCCGATCCTCGTGGTCGCGAACCATCCCGGACTCACTGACGCGGTCGCGCTCATCGCGGCTCTCGATCGTCCGGATGTCCGCATCGTCGCGGCGGACTATCCGTTCCTCCGCGCGATGCGCGGACTTGGACCTCGGCTCATCTTCCTCGGCGCCACCGGCAGATCGCAGCTCAGCTGGATACGAGCCGTGGCTCGAGATCTACGCCAGGGGCGCGTCGTGCTGCTGTTCCCCGCGGGACGTCTCGAGCCCGACCCGGCGGTGCTTGGCCGCGACGGCGCGCTCTTGCCGTGGTCCGACAGCGTGGCGCTGATCGCGCGCCTTGCGCCCGAGGCGCAGATCTTGCCCGCCGCGGTGGCTGGCGTCCTGTCGGCGCGGGCCTTCGCTCACCCGCTGACCCGCATCAGACGAACGCCGCGCGATCGTCAGCGGGTCGCGACGCTTCTTCAGATGATCGACCCGCGTTTCCGATACGTGTGCGCCCGCACTGCGTTCGATGCGCCGCTCGTGGCCGGGCGCGATAGCGTCAGTGCGGCACTCGCCTCGCGCATGCACGACCTCATCACTGGTCCTCCTCCATCGACACGCCTCCTACCATCGCTCCTACGTGAAGCGAGCCCCGCTCACCCCGGATGA
- the cysS gene encoding cysteine--tRNA ligase has protein sequence MLRLYDTRRRAVVPFRPLSSPITVYVCGVTPYDTTHLGHARTFLAFDVLVRHFEAGGKAVRYAQNVTDIDESILQRAARDGASWRDLGRREERAFLADMRRLGWRKPDAMPHATREIPAMRGMIDVLLENGCAYEIKSGVYFDTSRARHYGELSRLSVARMRRILAAQDDAALDDPQRRHPIDFALWRNVASGPLWPSKHGRGRPGWHIECSAMSLRHLGARIDIHGGGADLVYPHHENEIAQSECTTGQRPFVGWWMHSGPVRLEAKKMSKSLGNMIFVRTALETTTRQALRLYLLDSHYRRPFDHDEEKLVRAGERAAALADALGRGPVGPVGRDRVTREVLAALDDDLDTRTAIRTLERGAPKSTASAKPSLRHIARRVLGVL, from the coding sequence GTGCTTCGTCTGTACGACACGCGCCGCCGCGCGGTCGTCCCATTCCGTCCGCTCTCAAGCCCCATCACCGTGTACGTCTGCGGCGTCACGCCGTATGACACGACGCATCTCGGCCATGCACGGACGTTCCTCGCGTTCGATGTCCTCGTGCGCCACTTCGAGGCCGGCGGCAAGGCGGTGCGCTACGCGCAGAACGTGACCGATATCGACGAGTCGATCCTCCAGCGCGCCGCGCGCGACGGCGCGAGCTGGCGGGATCTCGGCCGGCGTGAGGAGCGGGCGTTCCTGGCGGATATGCGCCGACTCGGCTGGCGGAAGCCGGACGCGATGCCGCACGCCACGCGCGAGATCCCGGCGATGCGCGGCATGATCGACGTGCTCCTCGAGAACGGCTGCGCGTACGAGATCAAGAGCGGCGTCTACTTCGACACCTCCCGCGCCCGCCACTACGGGGAGCTCTCGCGCCTATCGGTCGCTCGGATGCGACGCATCCTCGCCGCCCAGGACGACGCGGCGCTCGACGATCCGCAGCGCCGCCATCCGATCGACTTCGCGCTCTGGCGCAACGTTGCCAGCGGTCCGCTGTGGCCGAGCAAACACGGCCGAGGTCGCCCCGGCTGGCACATCGAGTGTTCGGCGATGTCGCTGCGCCATCTCGGTGCGCGCATCGATATCCACGGCGGCGGCGCCGACCTCGTCTACCCGCATCACGAGAACGAGATCGCGCAGTCGGAATGCACGACCGGACAGCGGCCCTTCGTCGGCTGGTGGATGCATAGCGGTCCGGTGCGGCTCGAGGCCAAGAAGATGTCGAAGTCGCTCGGGAACATGATCTTCGTGCGGACCGCGCTCGAAACGACGACCCGCCAGGCGCTGCGGCTATATCTCCTCGATAGCCACTACCGCCGCCCGTTCGACCACGATGAGGAGAAGCTGGTCCGCGCGGGTGAGCGAGCCGCGGCGCTGGCCGACGCGCTCGGCCGCGGTCCGGTCGGGCCCGTTGGTCGCGACCGGGTGACGCGCGAAGTGCTCGCGGCGCTTGACGACGATCTCGACACACGGACCGCGATCCGCACGCTCGAGCGCGGCGCGCCCAAGTCGACCGCGTCGGCGAAGCCCTCGCTCCGACACATCGCGCGTCGCGTGCTTGGGGTCCTGTGA
- a CDS encoding M20/M25/M40 family metallo-hydrolase codes for MPRSFMPDIDATLATIERVASAPTAPYHEFRALRAIRAELERSALTVNEDAYGQVSARSTRRNAKRALALVAHADHPAFEITEARGREGRARILGGLYPEFFAGTVQVLVYDDAEGPPFAATLDGYVSAPDALHNSPGHCRIRAEGELRAGQWAVMDLVPFAVNGDELHLRAADDLALCAVVILVLAALRDDPRPHDVHAVFTRAEETGLFGARLVAEDGLLPRDAIVVSLEASRALAHAAPGRGVVVRAGDVYNTFDNDAERFLRVAREELTAAGVATQRALLTGGTCESSAFVRLGWSSTAIAVPNVNYHNQGEHSNAFTPEIVRLSDLRSAVALLVEAAAAAGIDADESWWPDVRIVPRQIRDLLRVRR; via the coding sequence ATGCCGCGCTCCTTCATGCCGGACATCGACGCGACGCTCGCCACGATCGAACGGGTCGCGTCAGCACCGACAGCGCCGTATCACGAGTTCCGCGCGCTGCGCGCGATCCGTGCCGAGCTCGAGCGGAGCGCGCTGACTGTGAATGAGGACGCGTACGGTCAGGTATCGGCGCGCTCGACCCGTAGGAACGCGAAGCGCGCCCTGGCGCTCGTCGCGCATGCCGACCACCCGGCCTTCGAGATAACTGAGGCGCGCGGCCGCGAAGGACGCGCGCGCATCCTCGGTGGCCTGTATCCAGAGTTCTTCGCAGGAACGGTCCAGGTGCTCGTGTACGACGACGCCGAGGGCCCGCCGTTCGCCGCGACGCTCGACGGCTATGTCTCGGCTCCAGACGCTCTCCACAACTCTCCCGGGCACTGCCGGATCCGCGCGGAAGGCGAGCTGCGCGCCGGCCAGTGGGCGGTCATGGATCTCGTGCCGTTCGCGGTGAACGGCGACGAGCTCCACCTGCGCGCCGCGGACGACCTGGCCCTCTGCGCGGTCGTCATCTTGGTGCTCGCGGCGCTGCGCGACGATCCTCGCCCGCATGACGTGCACGCCGTTTTCACGCGGGCCGAGGAGACCGGCCTGTTCGGCGCGCGGCTCGTCGCGGAGGACGGGCTGCTTCCGCGCGACGCGATCGTCGTGTCCCTCGAGGCGAGCCGCGCGCTGGCGCACGCCGCGCCGGGTCGTGGTGTCGTCGTCCGTGCCGGCGACGTCTACAACACGTTCGACAACGACGCGGAGCGCTTCCTGCGCGTCGCGCGCGAGGAGCTCACGGCCGCCGGAGTCGCGACCCAGCGCGCGCTGCTCACCGGGGGCACCTGCGAGTCATCGGCGTTCGTGAGACTGGGCTGGAGCTCGACCGCCATCGCGGTGCCGAATGTGAACTACCACAACCAGGGCGAGCATTCGAACGCGTTCACGCCGGAGATCGTCCGCCTGTCGGACCTCCGGAGCGCCGTCGCGTTGTTGGTCGAGGCCGCGGCCGCGGCCGGCATCGACGCGGATGAGTCGTGGTGGCCCGATGTGAGGATCGTTCCGCGCCAGATCCGCGATCTTCTGCGCGTCCGCCGCTGA
- a CDS encoding M67 family metallopeptidase produces the protein MAESLRFRQALQDEITAHARAEAPREVCGLLAGRAGAVTRVIRCTNVHPTPTTRYVIDPLEQLRAFRSIDAAGEELLGIYHSHPVSQPYPSPTDRAEAHYPDAVYVLVSVRTSTPEVAGFRIGADEFIRTVTLIP, from the coding sequence ATAGCCGAATCGCTTCGCTTCCGGCAGGCGCTGCAGGACGAGATCACCGCGCACGCCCGCGCGGAAGCGCCGCGTGAGGTCTGCGGACTCCTCGCGGGGCGCGCGGGCGCGGTGACACGCGTGATCCGCTGCACGAACGTGCATCCGACCCCGACGACGCGCTATGTCATCGACCCGCTCGAGCAGCTGAGGGCGTTCCGTTCGATCGATGCCGCGGGCGAGGAGCTGCTGGGGATCTATCACAGCCATCCCGTGAGCCAGCCGTATCCCTCGCCGACCGATCGCGCCGAAGCGCACTACCCGGACGCGGTCTACGTCCTGGTGTCAGTTCGTACGTCGACGCCCGAAGTCGCGGGATTCCGGATCGGTGCGGACGAGTTCATTCGCACGGTGACGCTGATCCCCTAA
- a CDS encoding MoaD/ThiS family protein produces the protein MSVTVRLPGALRDTTGGQTKLEARAGTLADVISDIDRRHPGFRSRVLDDTGAIRTYVNVYIGDDDARSKGGTGAAVPDGSEVMVIPAMAGGAR, from the coding sequence TTGAGCGTGACCGTGCGTCTACCGGGCGCCCTCCGCGACACGACCGGTGGACAGACCAAGCTGGAAGCGCGTGCTGGCACGCTTGCCGATGTCATCTCCGACATCGATCGTCGCCACCCTGGCTTCCGATCGCGCGTGCTCGACGACACCGGCGCGATCCGCACGTACGTGAACGTGTACATCGGCGACGACGACGCGCGCAGCAAAGGCGGCACGGGCGCGGCCGTCCCCGACGGCAGCGAGGTCATGGTCATCCCCGCGATGGCCGGCGGCGCCCGATAG
- a CDS encoding pyridoxal-phosphate dependent enzyme has protein sequence MTLTAALVRERVRGTILERIGDTPLVPLRRIGAGLRGELWAKIESANPGGSVKDRAGLWMVIAAEEEGLREGAVILDATSGNTGIALAMVCAVRGHRARLVMPDKVSLERKRVIRAFGAELVLTDPLEGTDGAIREARRLATTSGHVYVDQYANPANPRSHELTTGPEIWSQTDGRVTHFVAGVGTSGTIVGVSASLRPRGVRIVAVQPDSALHGIEGWKHMPTALRPAIWDEHAADEHGVMGTDEAIAMTRRLAREEGIFSGASGGAAVAAAVGIAREQPGRIVVLIADGGERYLSTPLWE, from the coding sequence ATGACCCTCACCGCCGCTCTCGTGCGCGAGCGTGTGCGTGGCACGATCCTCGAGCGCATCGGCGATACACCGCTCGTCCCGCTCCGCCGGATCGGCGCAGGTCTCCGTGGCGAGCTCTGGGCGAAGATCGAGTCGGCCAATCCCGGTGGCAGCGTGAAGGACCGAGCCGGACTGTGGATGGTCATCGCCGCCGAGGAAGAGGGCCTCCGCGAGGGTGCGGTCATCCTCGATGCGACCAGCGGCAACACCGGGATCGCGCTGGCGATGGTCTGCGCGGTCCGCGGGCATCGAGCGCGTCTGGTCATGCCGGACAAGGTGTCGCTCGAGCGAAAACGGGTCATACGCGCGTTCGGCGCGGAGCTGGTCCTCACCGATCCGCTCGAGGGGACGGACGGCGCGATCCGTGAGGCCCGGCGCCTGGCCACGACGAGCGGCCACGTGTACGTGGACCAGTACGCGAATCCGGCCAACCCGCGCTCGCACGAGCTCACGACCGGACCAGAGATCTGGTCGCAGACGGATGGCCGCGTCACGCACTTCGTCGCCGGGGTCGGCACATCCGGCACGATCGTCGGCGTCTCCGCGTCGCTGCGGCCGCGGGGGGTTCGCATCGTGGCGGTGCAGCCGGACAGCGCGCTCCATGGGATCGAAGGCTGGAAGCACATGCCGACCGCACTGCGTCCGGCGATCTGGGACGAACATGCCGCGGACGAGCACGGCGTGATGGGGACCGACGAGGCTATCGCCATGACAAGGCGCCTCGCGCGCGAGGAGGGCATCTTCAGCGGCGCATCCGGCGGTGCCGCCGTTGCCGCAGCAGTCGGGATAGCGCGGGAACAACCCGGCCGTATCGTCGTGTTGATCGCAGATGGGGGAGAGCGCTACCTGAGTACGCCCCTGTGGGAGTGA
- a CDS encoding tetratricopeptide repeat protein produces the protein MPAIRSPMVADVGARIRSLRTARGLTQAQVAEPNYTKAYISMLESGRTRASMKALEHIAGVLGVKPSDLLGGIAAPATPQFELYEARRYIEQHKERDAIPILEALEEGLTAPDQLLRLRYLAVAYNATGQPKQAFPLIERAQRMAELLDDAEEQVRVSAVLASAYSRTYAYEEALRLLRDIVAACDSGVLNDPAFHFRRLVDLALVLTNLRQPKQALAAYERAIVLAEEFRDRPSLGALYSGMAKTYQNEGDLEAAIVYNQKSLQIFEELELFDQVACTLDNAALLYAEYGNRERARECLTRAAVLAVETQRDGTTASIKASEAEVTAKTDPKQALDMAQEALKFAKRVDQPDAQVRLLVLLGELRMNANAAAARKSFQEARLLAEERAPHLLRVIFDRWSHAAESTGDSEEALRLARRALETVRT, from the coding sequence ATGCCAGCCATCCGCTCCCCGATGGTCGCCGACGTCGGCGCGCGCATTCGTTCGCTGCGAACGGCCAGGGGACTGACGCAGGCGCAAGTCGCCGAGCCCAACTACACCAAGGCCTACATCTCGATGCTGGAGTCCGGCCGGACGCGTGCCTCCATGAAGGCGCTCGAGCACATCGCCGGCGTTCTGGGTGTCAAACCGTCCGATCTGCTGGGAGGCATTGCGGCGCCGGCGACCCCCCAGTTCGAGCTCTACGAGGCACGTCGCTACATCGAGCAACACAAAGAGCGTGACGCGATACCGATACTGGAGGCGCTCGAAGAGGGTCTCACCGCCCCTGACCAATTGCTGCGCCTCCGCTACCTCGCGGTCGCGTACAACGCCACCGGACAGCCAAAGCAGGCGTTTCCGTTGATCGAACGCGCGCAGCGGATGGCCGAGCTCCTTGATGACGCAGAAGAGCAGGTTCGCGTCAGCGCGGTGCTCGCCAGCGCGTATTCGCGGACGTATGCGTACGAGGAGGCGCTGCGACTTCTTCGAGACATCGTCGCGGCGTGCGACAGCGGCGTACTCAACGACCCGGCATTCCATTTCCGTCGCCTAGTCGACCTCGCGCTGGTCCTGACGAATCTGCGGCAGCCCAAGCAAGCCCTCGCGGCATACGAGCGCGCGATCGTTCTGGCCGAGGAGTTCCGCGATCGCCCGTCGCTCGGCGCTCTCTACTCAGGGATGGCGAAGACATACCAGAACGAAGGCGACCTCGAAGCGGCGATCGTGTACAACCAGAAGAGCCTCCAGATCTTCGAAGAGCTCGAGCTCTTCGATCAAGTCGCCTGCACACTCGACAACGCGGCGTTGCTCTACGCCGAGTATGGAAACCGTGAGCGAGCCCGCGAGTGCCTTACTCGCGCCGCGGTACTCGCGGTCGAGACGCAGCGCGACGGCACGACGGCGTCGATCAAAGCCTCAGAGGCCGAGGTCACAGCAAAGACCGACCCGAAGCAGGCGCTCGACATGGCGCAGGAGGCGCTCAAGTTCGCGAAGCGCGTCGACCAACCGGACGCGCAGGTCCGGCTCCTTGTCCTTCTCGGCGAGCTGCGTATGAACGCGAACGCGGCCGCAGCGCGCAAATCATTCCAGGAAGCGCGACTTCTGGCGGAAGAGCGCGCGCCGCATCTGCTGCGCGTGATCTTCGATCGTTGGTCGCATGCCGCTGAATCGACCGGCGACAGCGAAGAGGCGCTGCGACTTGCGCGTCGCGCGCTGGAGACCGTTCGCACATAG
- a CDS encoding EamA family transporter has protein sequence MPPFAVSLGYVVLIALWGSTWAAIKVGVEAVPPFVFAFERAVAVSIVLVGLSLAMGHPFPRERRVIVSSIVVGIFNTGSSWAIIFWSEQYVPSGLVSVFGASSPIWTAILAHFLVRGDRLSAMKVVGLILGLIGIAVLVGAPDTNGRPEALVASVLLALMPITWAVGTILQARELRQGSPLPLVAIGTCAGSLFLLPFAAAQAGTVANWNVGAALAFGYLVVFGSCVGLVLQMWLTRRLRPTTMTLAQVVIPAQALLIGALALGENITWRMVAGAALVVVSVALNAVAGGGTRAEPTVVASPAD, from the coding sequence ATGCCCCCATTCGCCGTCAGCCTCGGCTATGTCGTGCTCATCGCGCTCTGGGGCTCGACCTGGGCCGCGATCAAGGTCGGGGTCGAAGCTGTCCCGCCATTCGTCTTCGCGTTCGAGCGCGCCGTCGCTGTGTCGATCGTCCTCGTCGGGCTATCGCTCGCGATGGGGCATCCGTTCCCACGTGAGCGCCGCGTCATCGTCTCGTCGATCGTCGTCGGCATCTTCAACACCGGATCGAGCTGGGCGATCATCTTCTGGTCGGAGCAGTACGTGCCCAGCGGACTCGTCTCGGTCTTCGGCGCGTCATCCCCGATCTGGACGGCGATCCTCGCGCACTTCCTCGTGCGTGGCGACCGGCTCTCCGCGATGAAGGTCGTCGGTCTCATCCTCGGGCTCATCGGCATCGCGGTGCTCGTTGGCGCGCCGGATACGAACGGGCGACCAGAGGCTCTCGTTGCCAGCGTGCTGCTCGCGTTGATGCCGATCACCTGGGCGGTCGGTACGATCCTGCAGGCTCGTGAGCTGCGACAGGGCTCGCCGCTGCCGCTCGTCGCGATCGGGACGTGCGCCGGATCGCTCTTCCTGTTGCCGTTCGCTGCTGCGCAGGCCGGCACGGTCGCCAACTGGAACGTGGGCGCCGCGCTCGCGTTCGGCTACCTCGTGGTCTTCGGCTCATGCGTCGGGCTGGTGCTGCAGATGTGGCTCACCCGCCGGCTACGCCCCACGACGATGACCCTGGCCCAGGTCGTCATCCCGGCGCAGGCGCTCCTGATCGGCGCTTTAGCGCTCGGCGAGAACATCACCTGGCGGATGGTCGCCGGGGCGGCCTTGGTCGTCGTTTCTGTGGCGTTGAATGCCGTCGCAGGCGGCGGCACTCGAGCCGAGCCGACGGTGGTCGCGTCTCCGGCCGACTAA
- a CDS encoding SCO family protein, translated as MIRAIVLALTCALVMSACGEDHLFGTELEKNTAPDFTLTDGVSGKGLTLSSLRRNTVALAFLYTRCPDVCPLTAGQFRAAQRSLGDDMSKVEFVAVSVDAEGDTPAAVREFSTLHDLSERWHYLIGTRAQLEAVWALYGIGSFASSGARAVDHNDAIYLIDRRGRERAILHSSDPTNWLLDDLRALIREGSD; from the coding sequence GTGATCCGCGCGATCGTGCTCGCGCTCACTTGCGCGCTTGTGATGTCGGCGTGCGGCGAGGATCACCTCTTTGGCACCGAGCTCGAGAAGAACACGGCACCAGATTTCACGCTGACCGACGGCGTCAGCGGCAAGGGCCTCACGCTGTCGTCACTGCGGAGGAATACGGTCGCGCTCGCGTTCCTCTATACACGCTGCCCCGACGTGTGTCCGCTCACTGCGGGTCAGTTCCGCGCGGCGCAGCGGTCGCTCGGCGACGACATGTCGAAGGTCGAGTTCGTCGCCGTCTCGGTCGACGCCGAGGGCGACACGCCGGCCGCGGTCCGCGAGTTCTCGACCCTGCACGACCTCAGCGAGCGGTGGCACTACCTCATCGGAACGCGGGCGCAGCTCGAGGCCGTCTGGGCTCTGTATGGCATCGGCTCGTTCGCGTCATCCGGTGCGCGCGCGGTGGACCACAACGACGCGATCTATCTCATCGACCGGCGCGGACGGGAGCGGGCGATCCTGCACTCGAGCGATCCGACGAACTGGCTTCTCGATGACTTGCGTGCGCTGATCAGGGAGGGGTCGGACTAG
- a CDS encoding heme-copper oxidase subunit III — protein sequence MSSRTEERPIVRGRRERPRDRLPLNDTGLESQPGRFSHAMWGCIIFISSEGMFFGALFTTYFFLRARVPEWEPIFQRCAAECEKPHWNSATDIFGVQVPVVAINTVALLASSVTMQFAVNAIKRGDRTGLIRWLAPTIVLGIWFISGQLYEYTKLGFLPDNSIFTAVFFTLTGFHGAHVTGGILMNIYVFIRSLKGQFSARRHLAVEAASIYWHFVDVVWIGLFTIIYIIG from the coding sequence ATGAGCTCACGCACTGAGGAGCGTCCCATCGTCCGCGGTCGCCGCGAGCGCCCGCGCGACCGCCTTCCGCTCAATGACACAGGCCTCGAATCACAGCCCGGGCGCTTCTCGCACGCGATGTGGGGCTGCATCATCTTCATATCGTCGGAAGGGATGTTCTTCGGGGCCCTTTTCACGACGTATTTCTTCCTGCGCGCTCGCGTGCCGGAATGGGAGCCCATCTTCCAGCGCTGCGCGGCCGAATGCGAGAAGCCGCATTGGAACTCGGCCACCGACATCTTCGGCGTCCAGGTGCCGGTCGTCGCGATCAACACGGTGGCCCTGCTCGCATCCAGCGTGACCATGCAGTTCGCGGTGAACGCGATCAAGCGCGGCGATCGCACTGGCCTCATCCGCTGGCTCGCGCCGACGATCGTCCTCGGGATCTGGTTCATCTCCGGTCAGCTCTACGAGTACACGAAGCTCGGTTTCCTTCCCGACAACAGCATCTTCACCGCGGTGTTCTTCACGCTCACCGGCTTCCACGGTGCGCACGTCACCGGCGGCATCCTCATGAACATCTACGTCTTCATCCGTTCGCTCAAGGGCCAGTTCTCAGCGCGGCGGCACCTCGCGGTCGAGGCGGCGTCGATCTACTGGCACTTCGTGGACGTCGTCTGGATCGGCCTCTTCACGATCATCTACATCATTGGCTGA
- the coxB gene encoding cytochrome c oxidase subunit II: MFSVRMRVALGVITALVIALVSSTYALADGPWPNDPQGPQAKSIAELYWIMFVAAVVVLAIVDGGLIYAGIKFRERPGHVAKQFHGQNFLELTWTVIPTLMVVSFSVLSWQKLDFINNTRSSDVGMVVQAQGSQWTWTFSYPHEDRFKLLDNTYLKTGEELHIPVGMKVRIELSAKDVIHSFWVPSIGGKKDAVPGRATDLWIQADKPGTFKGQCFEFCGDGHADMLITLVAHPPSEYAAWATQAVKDANVFLDPASKVGRELFFSLACVGCHTIDKTTAQGKIGPNLTHVMSKKSIAGGALSPVNEENLTKWVSNPPAVKPGTLMPNLGLSQQQVHDIVLFLQTLK; this comes from the coding sequence ATGTTCTCGGTGCGCATGCGCGTGGCCCTCGGCGTCATCACCGCTCTCGTCATCGCTCTCGTCTCATCGACCTACGCGCTCGCCGATGGCCCATGGCCGAACGACCCGCAGGGTCCGCAAGCGAAGTCGATCGCCGAGCTCTACTGGATCATGTTCGTCGCCGCCGTGGTCGTGCTCGCGATCGTGGACGGCGGGCTCATCTACGCGGGGATCAAGTTCCGCGAGCGGCCTGGGCACGTCGCGAAGCAGTTCCACGGACAGAACTTCCTCGAGCTGACCTGGACCGTCATCCCGACGCTCATGGTCGTCAGCTTCTCGGTGCTCTCATGGCAGAAGCTCGACTTCATCAACAACACGCGTAGCAGCGACGTGGGGATGGTGGTCCAGGCCCAGGGCAGCCAGTGGACCTGGACCTTCAGCTATCCCCACGAGGACCGCTTCAAACTCCTGGACAACACCTACCTAAAGACCGGCGAGGAGCTGCACATCCCGGTCGGCATGAAGGTGCGGATCGAGCTGTCGGCGAAGGACGTCATCCATTCGTTCTGGGTCCCCTCGATCGGCGGGAAGAAGGACGCCGTCCCTGGTCGCGCCACCGACCTTTGGATCCAGGCCGACAAGCCGGGTACGTTCAAGGGCCAGTGCTTCGAGTTCTGCGGCGATGGACACGCCGACATGCTCATCACGCTGGTGGCCCATCCGCCCAGCGAGTACGCGGCCTGGGCAACGCAGGCCGTGAAGGACGCCAACGTCTTCCTCGATCCCGCGTCGAAGGTCGGGCGCGAGCTCTTCTTCTCGCTCGCCTGCGTGGGATGCCACACGATCGACAAGACCACCGCCCAAGGGAAGATCGGGCCGAACCTGACGCATGTCATGAGCAAGAAGAGCATCGCCGGCGGTGCACTTTCGCCGGTGAATGAAGAGAACCTGACGAAGTGGGTCTCGAATCCGCCTGCGGTCAAGCCCGGAACGCTCATGCCGAACCTTGGTCTCTCACAGCAGCAGGTCCACGACATCGTCCTGTTCCTGCAGACGCTGAAATAG
- a CDS encoding sulfocyanin-like copper-binding protein, which produces MIRLSLALLFGVAVTVAACSAAAETIPTDVDVAVHMQDYKVILSVPTVKAGTVKFGIKNEGGMEHSFELIRTDLPFDKLATTADAKAKEDGLIKQVKSLPVGKVSVVSADLAAGKYVVICNVPGHYQLGMRAALMVQ; this is translated from the coding sequence GTGATCCGCCTCTCCCTCGCGCTGCTCTTCGGCGTCGCCGTGACCGTCGCGGCGTGCTCTGCGGCGGCGGAGACCATCCCGACCGACGTCGACGTCGCGGTCCACATGCAGGACTACAAGGTGATCCTCAGCGTCCCGACGGTAAAGGCCGGCACGGTGAAGTTCGGGATCAAGAACGAGGGCGGGATGGAGCACTCCTTCGAGCTCATCAGGACCGATCTGCCGTTCGACAAGCTAGCGACGACCGCGGATGCGAAGGCGAAGGAAGACGGTCTGATCAAGCAGGTGAAGAGCCTGCCGGTCGGCAAGGTGTCCGTCGTGAGCGCGGACCTCGCGGCCGGGAAGTACGTGGTGATCTGCAACGTCCCAGGCCACTATCAGCTGGGGATGCGGGCGGCGCTAATGGTCCAGTAA